The genomic segment AGTTAGAAACCTGGAGCCAAAGGCTATTTGGAACAATTTCGAAGATTTGAATGCAATTCCGCGCGGGTCGAAGAAAGAAGAAAAAGCAGGAAAGTTTTTAGTTGAGTTTGGAGAAAAACTCGGACTGGAAACTGTGATGGATAAGGTTGGGAATGTAATTATAAAGAAACCTGCCTCTAAGGGAATGGAAGATCGTAAAACTGTGATTTTACAATCGCATTACGATATGGTACATCAAAAAAATTCCGATACCAATTTTGATTTCGATACGGAAGGAATCAAATCGTATATAGATGGTGAATGGGTTACTGCCGATGGTACAACTCTTGGAGCTGACAACGGTATTGGTGTTGCTTCGATAATGACACTTTTAGAATCTTCGGATATTGCTCACCCCGCACTTGAAGCTCTTTTTACTTCGGATGAAGAAACCGGAATGACTGGTGCTTTCGGACTTGAAGGTGGTTTGTTGGACGGTGAGATTTTATTGAACCTGGATACTGAGGATGATGATGAACTAACAGTAGGTTGTGCCGGTGGAGTAGATACAACATCCAAGCGTGAATACAAATTAGAAGATGTTCCTGAAAATAGTGTTGCTTACAACATTACTGTTCGTGGTCTTAAAGGCGGTCACTCGGGGATGGATATAAATCTGGGTAGAGCCAACGCAAATAAGGTAATGAACAGACTAATGTACGGAGGCTTTACAAACTTCGGACTTCGGGTTTCAGAAATAGATGGTGGTAGTTTGAGAAATGCTATTCCAAGAGAATCGTTTGCCAAAGTAACTGTGGATAAAATTTCTCAGGAAGCGTTTGAAGCCGAAACTGCAATAATGATAGAAAATATCAGGAATGAGTTCAAAGCTACCGAACC from the Bacteroidota bacterium genome contains:
- a CDS encoding aminoacyl-histidine dipeptidase → MSQEVRNLEPKAIWNNFEDLNAIPRGSKKEEKAGKFLVEFGEKLGLETVMDKVGNVIIKKPASKGMEDRKTVILQSHYDMVHQKNSDTNFDFDTEGIKSYIDGEWVTADGTTLGADNGIGVASIMTLLESSDIAHPALEALFTSDEETGMTGAFGLEGGLLDGEILLNLDTEDDDELTVGCAGGVDTTSKREYKLEDVPENSVAYNITVRGLKGGHSGMDINLGRANANKVMNRLMYGGFTNFGLRVSEIDGGSLRNAIPRESFAKVTVDKISQEAFEAETAIMIENIRNEFKATEPDMEIVLEETALPAKVMEIGVQEGIIRAIYSCFNGMYRMSDEIDGLVETSSNLSRIILKDGQFESQALQRSSVETGKMDVAYSIRASFELAGCEVEHAGSYPGWNPNMESAILGEMKGLYKEMFNEDVKVLACHAGLECGILGTNYPDVDMISFGPTINNPHSPDERVNIESVQKYWGYLLETLKSTPKE